One window from the genome of Mauremys mutica isolate MM-2020 ecotype Southern chromosome 4, ASM2049712v1, whole genome shotgun sequence encodes:
- the TRAPPC6B gene encoding trafficking protein particle complex subunit 6B isoform X2, translating to MNKRWIHCAGAGWSLLALNSKKENGRCITKLENMGFRVGQGLIERFTKDTARFKDELDIMKFICKDFWTTVFKKQIDNLRTNHQGIYVLQDNKFRLLTQMSTGKQYLEYAPKYLAFTCGLIRGGLSNLGIKSIVTAEVSAMPACKFQVMIQKM from the exons ATGAATAAAAGATGGATTCATTGTGCTGGTGctggatggtcccttctggccttaaattctaaaAAG GAAAACGGACGATGCATCACTAAACTGGAAAATATGGGGTTTAGAGTAGGACAAGGATTAATCGAAAG GTTTACCAAAGACACTGCCAGATTCAAGGATGAATTAGATATTATGAAGTTCATCTGCAAAGATTTTTGGACTACTGTATTCAAAAAGCAAATTGATAATCTAAGGACCAATCATCAG GGTATCTATGTACTTCAGGACAACAAATTTCGTCTCTTGACTCAGATGTCTACAGGAAAACAGTATTTAGAATATGCACCTAAG TATCTGGCATTCACCTGTGGACTAATCAGAGGTGGCTTATCAAATCTGGGAATCAAGAGTATTGTGACAGCTGAAGTTTCAGCAATGCCTGCAT GTAAATTTCAGGTGATGATACAGAAGATGTAG
- the TRAPPC6B gene encoding trafficking protein particle complex subunit 6B isoform X1: protein MTRPEMADETLFLLLHNEMVSGLYRAAEHGEGENGRCITKLENMGFRVGQGLIERFTKDTARFKDELDIMKFICKDFWTTVFKKQIDNLRTNHQGIYVLQDNKFRLLTQMSTGKQYLEYAPKYLAFTCGLIRGGLSNLGIKSIVTAEVSAMPACKFQVMIQKM from the exons ATGACCAGGCCGGAGATGGCGGACGAGACgctgttcctgctgctgcacAACGAGATGGTGTCTGGGCTGTACCGGGCCGCGGAGCACGGCGAGGGG GAAAACGGACGATGCATCACTAAACTGGAAAATATGGGGTTTAGAGTAGGACAAGGATTAATCGAAAG GTTTACCAAAGACACTGCCAGATTCAAGGATGAATTAGATATTATGAAGTTCATCTGCAAAGATTTTTGGACTACTGTATTCAAAAAGCAAATTGATAATCTAAGGACCAATCATCAG GGTATCTATGTACTTCAGGACAACAAATTTCGTCTCTTGACTCAGATGTCTACAGGAAAACAGTATTTAGAATATGCACCTAAG TATCTGGCATTCACCTGTGGACTAATCAGAGGTGGCTTATCAAATCTGGGAATCAAGAGTATTGTGACAGCTGAAGTTTCAGCAATGCCTGCAT GTAAATTTCAGGTGATGATACAGAAGATGTAG